One window of the Rhodococcus sovatensis genome contains the following:
- a CDS encoding rhodanese-like domain-containing protein encodes MTYAGDIAPQAAWELLENDPDAVLVDVRTHAEWQYVGVPDTSSIDRPTHLIEWVSYPDGARNVRFVEQLKEAGVDGERPVVFLCRSGQRSIGAAEAATAAGIGPSYNVLDGFEGATDADGHRGAVGWRAVGLPWRQA; translated from the coding sequence GTGACTTACGCAGGTGACATCGCTCCGCAGGCAGCGTGGGAGTTGCTCGAGAACGATCCCGACGCAGTGCTGGTCGACGTGCGAACCCACGCCGAGTGGCAGTACGTCGGCGTCCCGGACACCTCGTCGATCGATCGGCCGACGCATCTCATCGAGTGGGTCAGTTACCCCGACGGTGCGCGGAACGTGCGTTTCGTCGAGCAGTTGAAAGAGGCTGGGGTGGACGGTGAGCGACCGGTGGTGTTCCTGTGCCGCTCGGGCCAGCGTTCGATCGGCGCCGCCGAGGCTGCGACTGCGGCAGGCATCGGGCCGTCGTACAACGTGCTCGACGGTTTCGAGGGTGCAACCGATGCAGACGGTCACCGCGGCGCCGTGGGGTGGCGTGCGGTCGGATTGCCGTGGAGGCAGGCATGA
- a CDS encoding TauD/TfdA dioxygenase family protein produces the protein MTILENSVGTSLTRETALVPDNLTLDKLGPRFGAEVIGLDVASASDAEVLAIRDALVEHKVLVLRGQSLDDAGQIDFGRRLGDLTAGHPVHDSGHVAAEVYALDSQDNGFADVWHTDVTFMERPPMGSILRPVVLPPHGGDTNWADSQLAYESLSAPVRQMIDQLTAVHDGNREFGYYLAQKRGGKGNVWDGKEVTALVPVEHPVVRVHPETGRKGIFVNPGFTSHIVGVSEAESRGILDLLYAHLTKPEHVVRHRWRLGDLVLWDNRSTSHYANRDYGTEHRVMHRITLRGDIPVGPRER, from the coding sequence ATGACAATCCTGGAAAATTCAGTCGGCACATCTCTCACCCGCGAGACAGCTCTGGTCCCCGACAATCTGACCCTCGACAAGCTGGGGCCGCGATTCGGTGCCGAGGTCATCGGGCTCGATGTCGCTTCGGCCTCGGATGCCGAAGTCCTGGCTATCCGGGATGCACTCGTCGAACACAAGGTCCTGGTGCTGCGCGGCCAGTCGCTCGACGATGCCGGTCAGATCGATTTCGGTCGACGGCTCGGCGACCTGACGGCTGGGCACCCGGTGCATGACAGCGGTCATGTGGCAGCCGAGGTGTATGCCCTCGACAGCCAGGACAACGGGTTCGCCGACGTGTGGCACACCGACGTCACGTTCATGGAACGACCGCCGATGGGCTCGATTCTGCGACCGGTCGTGCTTCCTCCGCACGGGGGCGACACCAACTGGGCCGACAGTCAGCTTGCCTACGAGTCGTTGTCGGCACCCGTCCGTCAGATGATCGACCAGCTCACCGCCGTGCACGACGGCAATCGCGAGTTCGGCTACTACCTCGCGCAGAAGCGTGGCGGCAAAGGCAATGTCTGGGACGGGAAAGAAGTGACCGCGCTGGTACCCGTCGAACATCCCGTGGTTCGGGTGCACCCCGAGACCGGACGCAAGGGCATCTTCGTCAACCCTGGGTTCACCTCGCACATCGTCGGGGTGTCCGAGGCGGAGAGTCGTGGAATCCTCGACCTCCTGTACGCGCACCTGACCAAGCCCGAGCATGTCGTGCGGCACCGCTGGCGTCTCGGCGATCTGGTCCTGTGGGACAACCGCAGCACCTCGCACTACGCCAACCGCGACTACGGCACCGAGCACCGCGTCATGCACCGCATAACGTTGCGCGGGGATATCCCTGTCGGACCCCGAGAGCGATAA